The Sphaerochaeta globosa str. Buddy region CATCTACGAGACTGATTTGCAAGAGTATCTGCAGGAAGGTCTGGAGAAGGGCCTTCTGCACTTCACCACCAACTACCGGGAGGCATATAAAAGTCCCGATGTCATCTTCATCGGCGTCGGCACTCCCGAGCTTCCCGACGGATCGGCCAACCTGAGTTACGTAGCTTCAGTTGCCCGCCAGATTGCTGAGAACGTCGAACGAGACTGCCTGGTCGTTGTGAAGTCCACCGTTCCGGTGGGTACGAACGACAAGGTCGAGCAGTTCATCAAGGACTCATTGGTCCACCCGGTGCGTATCGAAGTTGCCTCGAATCCTGAGTTCCTTGCCCAAGGCACCGCAGTGCATGACATGATGCATGCCCAGCGCATCGTCATCGGGGTGGAGGACAAGCATGCAGAAGGGATCCTGCGTGAACTCTATAAACCCTTCAACCTGCCTGTGGTCGCCGTCAGTCGACGCAGTGCGGAGATGACCAAGTATGCAGCCAACGATTTTCTTGCATTGAAAATCTCCTACATGAACGATTTGGCGAACCTCTGTGAACTTGTTGGCGCCAACATCGAGGACGTGGCATTGGGCATGTCCTATGACGAACGCATCGGCTCACGCTTCTTGAAAGCCGGCATCGGCTATGGCGGCAGTTGCTTCCCCAAGGACACCAAGGCGTTGCAGTATCTGGCAACCCAGTACGGCTACAACCTCAGGACCGTGAGTGCTGCAGTGGATGTGAACAACGAGCAGCGCTACAAGCTCTATCGCAAGGCCTGCAATCGTATGATCACCTTCAACGGCATCAAGGTGGCGGTGCTTGGTTTGGCCTTCAAGGCAGGTACCGATGACCTGA contains the following coding sequences:
- a CDS encoding UDP-glucose dehydrogenase family protein, producing the protein MHLTIAGTGYVGLVAGVCFAKVGHHVTCVDIDEKKVEMLNKGLSPIYETDLQEYLQEGLEKGLLHFTTNYREAYKSPDVIFIGVGTPELPDGSANLSYVASVARQIAENVERDCLVVVKSTVPVGTNDKVEQFIKDSLVHPVRIEVASNPEFLAQGTAVHDMMHAQRIVIGVEDKHAEGILRELYKPFNLPVVAVSRRSAEMTKYAANDFLALKISYMNDLANLCELVGANIEDVALGMSYDERIGSRFLKAGIGYGGSCFPKDTKALQYLATQYGYNLRTVSAAVDVNNEQRYKLYRKACNRMITFNGIKVAVLGLAFKAGTDDLRESPSIYNIPLLLDQGALITAFDPVAEENCKRQYQFEMQYASSVEQALTGSQVCFIFTDWPEIRSLSPSVFKQLMRTPLVYDGRNLFNPRAMLEAGVEYYSIGR